The following proteins are co-located in the Apis mellifera strain DH4 linkage group LG11, Amel_HAv3.1, whole genome shotgun sequence genome:
- the LOC726019 gene encoding LOW QUALITY PROTEIN: protein PTHB1-like (The sequence of the model RefSeq protein was modified relative to this genomic sequence to represent the inferred CDS: substituted 2 bases at 2 genomic stop codons): MLLVPRILRSFAAIAIVRGTLAFDSLDRLLEDAIPILFPPVRMSLHLCRLEREDAIELSKKMSSKRFIHEIHRELDGFTARMHDIWEHRDLYVLDLNCDYAIPLLRAANETGMLSAPLKWLLLRDRSSVDGDWTDERETLKGMAVYPDSEVIVARKRRNGVVEIRSVYRPSPFHEAIEEDRGNWTIEHGVRMPNLYPSSRRRRDLRRTPLKSCLVMTDPDTINHLTDYENKHIDPVTKANYPWIMHIANRMNATISFRVTDSWGYRSENGSWSGMTGMLQRREIDIGGTGTFFIPQRIGVVDYIQLYTHTRACFIFRQPLLSTVSNIFTLPFQRSVWIAIAVFLLLLLVLLCFSTKWEYRRGASANTARYWQQFNPAEQTVSDNLMVVLGAIAQQGYSYEPYRVPSRIVTLMLLIAALNLYASYTANIVALLQSTTDSIKTPADLLHSPLKLGAQDVVYSRHFFKSFQDPIRRAIVDQKIEPKGQNGSWMSVEEGARRVRNELFAFHAERGALYKIMQETYYEEEKCGIMEIDVMNMLDPLLVIQTRSPYLEIVKNAALLLRETGLKVREDIRLYTNKPKCHERKSFVRIGFTECYFALVALGYGTLLSLVVLAIEVVWHKKIQQIRWDRTSRNNDAMTIATWSKAVPFEFEFEEEDEHPMTREGIRSITRLDSMNLRKNHEVESALGLRNDRLEHDVMTHRLHGNDGGKRKRREVSVAFSIIQDRTMSLFKTKEWWQTKCGADESFDRHSLMAAPLFGKERHHDIIVVTSHDGYLRMYDPSSQWIDETKSPTNYKSTDLMIETRIGDCIVDVKTGKFVSGSQDLRLAVLTDSKLLVYDMILVEGSETEYGDRCELRINYEHRLPRFPASLTVGPFGGVRGRDFLCVQCLDGTLLFYEQEVFAFSQTTRNQLLAEPIVYVSRYDLFVAATSSWILECHRQVDPFXLAXNWKNFEHLEFVPRYQSMAEWSRIGQKGGEEGHGRSSSSLEPDWTFNIGEPILGIETVTLTSFEIGIVVLGERHLYCLKDNCASIKYAKRLEYRPVCSRAYVIEPDGKLMVLVIADTGTLMIYEGTTLKWSAQLPFTPVTVARAQLRHLEGAVVALSADGRLEACYLGSEPSLFVAPPLHPRGYDYTAAERELSKLREGVRARKEDRTSDAGAEAELVVTINTTMATDSSPVCDLVVQLSSYAALRDVQVCVHVSKPLLANVDFYTVANLYENHSRRTAVRVEGDWPSYTTDVTVVVTYRTDEGALRAVRKIGQIPMKMTLRSCPPEKSSSFVTVIKNNAPSILPFTQLFPEFVWAEESAQRQGWNAVGLGHVNSDRRVTVVSSVANNRYRVQSNDDASSTALIVRRLIDRSARKRGEGGANVGANVGQNHVRSVHQRMDDHFAARREIEEITNEIGLLINQLRGIARKMVRIVRERNERSLTDTGLPFLFESTCSSIFARLEDLAEARAKRERSGHLLRCSVELLLALVRLNAAEDRYEALRSVIGFEASDRTDWEEIANAGLAALLKSVSRKGGGFSDARSCTWTGLTPVTSEREMAKLKTRLSHAIGRLGATRESDIAEIENNDFPPESA, encoded by the exons ATGCTTCTCGTCCCGCGAATTCTTCGCTCGTTCGCGGCGATCGCTATTGTTCGGGGAACGCTTGCGTTCGACTCGTTGGACCGATTACTCGAGGACGCGATCCCCATTCTATTTCCACCGGTCAGAATGTCGTTGCATCTTTGCCGACTCGAGCGag AGGACGCGATCGAATTATCCAAAAAGATGTCGAGCAAGCGTTTCATTCACGAGATTCATCGGGAACTCGATGGATTCACGGCACGGATGCACGATATTTGGGAGCATCGAGATTTGTACGTGTTGGATTTGAATTGCGATTATGCGATTCCATTGTTGCGAGCg GCGAACGAGACAGGTATGCTCTCCGCGCCGTTGAAATGGCTGCTGCTTCGAGATCGATCGTCGGTCGATGGAGATTGGACGGACGAAAGGGAAACGTTGAAAGGCATGGCCGTATATCCGGACAGCGAAGTGATCGTtgcgaggaagagaaggaacgGCGTCGTGGAGATAAGGTCCGTGTACAGACCCAGTCCTTTCCACGAGGCGATAGAGGAGGATAGAGGAAACTGGACGATCGAACATGGCGTAAGAATGCCAAATCTATATCCCTCGTCGCGACGAAGAAGGGATCTTAGACGCACGCCGTTGAAATCCTGTCTCGTG ATGACCGATCCCGATACGATCAACCATTTAACTGATTACGAAAATAAGCATATAGATCCAGTTACGAAGGCCAATTATCCTTGGATAATGCACATAGCGAATCGTATGAACGCAAC AATTAGCTTTCGCGTAACGGATAGCTGGGGATATCGAAGCGAGAACGGATCGTGGAGTGGTATGACGGGGATGTTGCAACGTAGGGAAATCGACATAGGCGGGACGGGAACTTTCTTTATTCCACAACGTATCGGTGTGGTAGATTATATACAACTTTACACACACACCAG AGCGTGCTTCATCTTTCGTCAACCTTTACTGTCCACCGTCAGCAACATATTCACGCTACCGTTCCAACGATCCGTTTGGATAGCGATCGCAGTTTTCCTCTTGCTGCTACTCGTATTGCTCTGTTTCTCCACCAAATGGGAGTATCGAAGGGGTGCATCGGCGAACACGGCTCGATATTGGCAGCAATTCAATCCAGCCGAACAAACGGTTAGCGATAACTTGATGGTTGTATTGGGAGCGATCGCGCAACAAG GATATTCTTACGAGCCGTATCGCGTTCCCTCGAGAATCGTTACCTTGATGCTTTTGATCGCAGCGCTTAATTTGTACGCCTCTTACACGGCAAATATCGTCGCTCTGCTTCAATCAACCACCGACTCTATCAAAACGCCGGCCGATCTGTTGCACAGCCCGTTGAAATTGGGCGCTCAAGACGTGGTATACAGCCGACACTTTTTCAAG AGTTTTCAAGATCCGATACGAAGAGCGATAGTCGATCAAAAGATCGAGCCGAAGGGACAAAATGGTTCGTGGATGTCAGTCGAGGAAGGTGCACGCCGCGTCAGAAACGAACTGTTTGCGTTTCACGCGGAACGAGGCGCCCTCTACAAGATCATGCAGGAAACGTATTACGAGGAGGAGAAATGTGGGATCATGGAAATAGACGTAATGAACATGTTGGATCCGCTTCTGGTCATTCAAACTCGATCCCCGTATTTAGAGATCGTCAAGAACGC AGCTCTTCTATTGAGAGAAACCGGGCTTAAAGTTCGCGAAGACATCCGATTGTATACGAACAAGCCCAAATGTCACGAACGCAAGAGTTTCGTTAGAATAGGTTTCACCGAGTGTTACTTCGCGCTGGTCGCGTTAGGTTATGGGACGCTTCTCAGTCTCGTCGTGTTGGCGATCGAAGTCGTCTGGCATAAAAAAATCCAGCAAATTCGTTGGGATCGAACATCGAGGAATAACGACGCCATGACTATCGCGACGTGGAGCAAAGCTGTTccattcgaattcgaatttgaggaggaggacgagcaTCCGATGACGAGAGAGGGGATTCGATCGATAACTCGACTCGATTCGATGAACCTACGTAAAAac CATGAGGTCGAGAGTGCACTCGG ATTACGTAACGATCGACTCGAGCACGATGTTATGACGCATCGACTCCATGGTAACGatggaggaaaaaggaaacggaGAGAGGTAAGTGTCGCGTTTTCCATCATTCAAGATAGAACGATGTCGTTGTTCAAGACGAAAGAATGGTGGCAAACGAAATGCGGAGCGGACGAGAGTTTCGACAGGCACAGCTTGATGGCAGCGCCGTTATTCGGGAAAGAAAGGCACCACGATATCATTGTGGTGACTAGTCACGATGGTTACCTAAGGATGTACGACCCGTCCTCTCAATGGATAGATGAAACGAAATCGCCGACCAACTACAAATCGACCGATCTCATGATCGAAACGCGAATCGGCGATTGCATCGTGGACGTTAAAACGGGCAAATTCGTTTC GGGATCGCAGGATCTGCGGTTAGCCGTATTGACCGATTCAAAGTTGCTCGTCTACGACATGATTCTCGTCGAAGGATCTGAAACCGAATACG GGGATCGATGCGAGTTGAGAATCAATTACGAGCATCGATTGCCGAGGTTCCCGGCCTCGTTGACGGTTGGGCCGTTCGGCGGGGTCCGCGGCAGGGATTTTCTCTGCGTCCAGTGCCTGGACGGCACCCTTTTGTTCTACGAGCAAGAGGTGTTCGCGTTCAGCCAGACGACGAGGAATCAATTGCTGGCCGAGCCGATCGTCTACGTATCCCGATACGATCTCTTCGTGGCCGCCACATCCTCCTGGATACTCGAATGTCACAGGCAAGTGGATCCCTTCTAGCTAGCTTGAAATTGGAAGAACTTTGAACACTTAGAGTTTGTGCCCAGGTATCAAAGCATGGCCGAGTGGTCGAGGATCGGTCAAAAAGGCGGGGAGGAGGGGCACGGAAGATCCAGCAGCAGTTTGGAACCGGATTGGACGTTCAACATCGGTGAACCGATCCTCGGCATCGAGACCGTCACTTTGACCAGCTTCGAGATCGGGATCGTGGTACTCGGCGAGAGACACCTCTATTGTCTAAAGGACAACTGCGCCTCGATCAAATACGCGAAGAGGCTCGAGTACAGGCCCGTCTGTTCTCGAGCATACGTAAtcg AACCGGACGGGAAATTGATGGTGCTGGTGATCGCGGACACGGGTACACTGATGATCTACGAGGGAACCACGTTGAAATGGTCGGCGCAATTGCCCTTCACACCTGTCACCGTGGCCAGGGCTCAGCTTCGG caCTTGGAGGGCGCTGTTGTCGCTCTATCGGCGGACGGTCGGTTGGAGGCTTGCTACCTAGGCTCTGAGCCGAGCTTGTTCGTCGCCCCCCCCCTCCACCCGCGGGGCTACGATTACACGGCCGCGGAACGAGAATTGTCGAAGCTTCGAGAGGGCGTGCGCGCGAGGAAGG AGGATCGAACCAGCGACGCTGGCGCTGAGGCGGAGCTCGTAGTAACGATAAACACAACCATGGCCACGGATTCGTCGCCCGTTTGCGACCTCGTCGTACAATTGTCCTCGTACGCCGCTCTACGAGACGTTCAGGTTTGCGTCCACGTTTCGAAACCTTTGCTCGCCAACGTCGATTTCTACACCGTGGCCAACCTCT aCGAGAATCACTCGAGGAGGACGGCGGTGAGGGTGGAAGGGGATTGGCCATCGTACACGACGGACGTGACAGTGGTGGTCACGTACAGGACGGACGAGGGCGCGCTGCGAGCCGTGAGAAAAATCGGCCAAATACCGATGAAAATGACGTTGAGAAGCTGCCCGCCCGAAaaatcctcctccttcgtGACCGTGATCAAAAACAACGCTCCGTCGATCCTCCCCTTCACCCAATTGTTTCCcg AATTCGTATGGGCGGAGGAATCGGCGCAGAGGCAAGGTTGGAACGCGGTGGGGCTCGGCCACGTGAATTCGGATCGCAGGGTAACAGTGGTGTCGAGCGTGGCGAATAATCGTTACCGCGTCCAGTCGAACGACGACGCGTCGTCCACGGCCCTGATCGTGCGCCGCTTGATCGACAGATCGGCGaggaagaggggggaggggggggcgaACGTGGGGGCGAACGTAGGGCAGAACCACGTTCGATCGGTGCATCAGAGGATGGACGATCATTTCGCGGCTCGGCGAGAGATCGAGGAGATAACG AACGAGATCGGGTTGTTGATCAATCAGTTGAGAGGTATAGCGAGAAAGATGGTAAGGATCGTGCGAGAGAGGAACGAGCGATCGTTGACCGACACCGGGTTGCCGTTCCTCTTCGAATCCACGTGCAGCTCCATCTTCGCGCGGCTCGAGGATCTGGCCGAGGCACGAGCG AAGCGAGAGCGAAGCGGCCACCTGCTTCGATGCAGCGTCGAATTGTTGTTGGCGTTGGTACGATTGAACGCGGCCGAGGACAGGTACGAGGCGCTGAGGTCTGTTATAGGATTCGAGGCGTCGGATCGAACG GATTGGGAGGAGATCGCGAACGCGGGGCTGGCCGCGTTGCTGAAATCCGTGTCGAGGAAGGGCGGTGGATTTTCGGATGCGAGATCGTGCACGTGGACCGGCCTGACACCCGTAACGTCCGAGAGAGAGATGGCGAAACTGAAGACCCGGCTGAGCCACGCGATAGGACGACTCGGCGCCACGAGGGAATCGGACATCGCGGAGATCGAGAACAACGATTTTCCTCCGGAATCGGCGTag
- the LOC410278 gene encoding putative inorganic phosphate cotransporter isoform X2, whose protein sequence is MSKNGIPVDRKSDLKKPPEVFETQVPAPSALVGSRHIVTLMLFFGMANAYVMRTNMSVAIVAMVNHTSITESKEPVVNECGHDGNASNDSSTLANHDGEFHWDSTMQGYLLSSFFYGYVITQIPFGILAKRYGSKYFLGIGMLINSMFGLLVPVSARAGYHWLMIVRFIQGLGEGPIVPCTHAMLAKWIPPNERSRMGAFVYAGAQFGTVISMPLSGVLSRHGFDGGWPSIFYVFGAVGTIWCIAFLLMIYEDPESHPRIAEDEKKYILSALWGNAGASSPPVPWFSIVTSLPFWAILIAHMGQNYGYETLMTELPTFMKQILNFDIESNGTVSALPYLAMWIFSMLISHVADWMISSGRFNHTFTRKIVNSIGQFGPAIALAAASYTGCNSWLTVTILTIGVGLNGGIYSGFKVNHLDISPRFAGILMSFTNCLANLAGLLAPITAGYIIVGPPTHAKWRLVFMISAGVYIACATFYVIFGSGQRQPWDNPDKDEERQQHEKQDLRCVKTVSETQH, encoded by the exons ATGTCCAAGAACGGGATCCCCGTGGACCGCAAGTCCGATCTCAAGAAACCTCCGGAGGTGTTCGAGACCCAAGTTCCCGCGCCATCCG CATTGGTGGGGTCGCGTCACATAGTGACTCTGATGCTGTTCTTCGGTATGGCGAATGCCTATGTGATGAGAACTAATATGTCGGTGGCGATCGTCGCTATGGTCAATCACACTTCCATCACGGAGAGCAAGGAACCTGTGGTGAACGAGTGCGGCCACGATGGGAATGCGAGCAACGATTCTTCCACCTTGGCC AACCATGACGGAGAGTTTCATTGGGACAGCACCATGCAGGGTTACTTGCTCAGCTCGTTCTTCTACGGTTACGTCATCACGCAAATACCATTCGGAATACTCGCGAAACGTTACGGATCGAAATACTTTCTTGGCATCGGTATGCTGATCAATTCGATGTTTGGACTGCTGGTCCCTGTGTCCGCACGTGCCGGTTACCATTGGCTGATGATCGTTCGATTTATTCAAGGTTTGGGCGAG GGTCCTATTGTGCCTTGCACACACGCGATGCTGGCCAAGTGGATACCGCCTAACGAACGTAGTAGAATGGGAGCCTTCGTATACGCTG GCGCTCAATTCGGTACTGTTATTTCAATGCCCTTGAGCGGTGTCCTGTCCCGGCATGGATTCGACGGCGGTTGGCCGTCCATCTTTTACGTGTTCGGCGCCGTCGGCACCATCTGGTGCATAGCATTTCTTCTAATGATCTACGAGGATCCGGAAAGCCATCCTCGTATAGCCGAGGATGAGAAGAAATACATACTGAGCGCCTTGTGGGGCAACGCTGGAGCCTCC tcTCCACCAGTACCGTGGTTTTCGATCGTCACGTCGTTGCCGTTCTGGGCCATCCTTATCGCGCACATGGGGCAGAATTACGGATACGAGACGTTGATGACCGAGCTGCCGACATTCATGAAGCAGATCTTGAACTTCGACATTGAATCG AACGGCACCGTCTCCGCCCTCCCCTACCTGGCCATGTGGATATTCTCCATGCTGATCTCTCACGTGGCTGACTGGATGATCTCCAGCGGCAGATTCAATCACACGTTCACGCGAAAAATCGTGAACAGTATAGGTCAGTTCGGGCCTGCGATCGCCCTCGCAGCCGCTTCGTACACGGGATGCAATTCCTGGTTGACGGTGACCATTCTGACGATCGGCGTTGGATTGAACGGCGGTATATATTCCGGGTTCAAAGTGAATCATTTGGACATCTCGCCAAGATTTGCAGGGATCTTGATGTCCTTTACCAATTGTTTGGCCAATTTGGCCGGTTTATTGGCGCCCATCACGGCCGGATACATTATCGTTGGGCcg CCAACTCACGCGAAGTGGAGGCTCGTCTTTATGATCTCGGCCGGTGTTTACATCGCTTGTGCCACGTTCTACGTGATATTCGGCTCGGGACAGCGGCAACCGTGGGACAATCCTGACAAGGACGAAGAGAGGCAGCAACACGAGAAACAAGACTTGCGATGCGTTAAAACGGTTTCGGAAACGCAACATTGA
- the LOC410278 gene encoding putative inorganic phosphate cotransporter isoform X1 — MNGNGRPHGENRGRNGHVLVWEQPGLEEEESPARMRKTLVGSRHIVTLMLFFGMANAYVMRTNMSVAIVAMVNHTSITESKEPVVNECGHDGNASNDSSTLANHDGEFHWDSTMQGYLLSSFFYGYVITQIPFGILAKRYGSKYFLGIGMLINSMFGLLVPVSARAGYHWLMIVRFIQGLGEGPIVPCTHAMLAKWIPPNERSRMGAFVYAGAQFGTVISMPLSGVLSRHGFDGGWPSIFYVFGAVGTIWCIAFLLMIYEDPESHPRIAEDEKKYILSALWGNAGASSPPVPWFSIVTSLPFWAILIAHMGQNYGYETLMTELPTFMKQILNFDIESNGTVSALPYLAMWIFSMLISHVADWMISSGRFNHTFTRKIVNSIGQFGPAIALAAASYTGCNSWLTVTILTIGVGLNGGIYSGFKVNHLDISPRFAGILMSFTNCLANLAGLLAPITAGYIIVGPPTHAKWRLVFMISAGVYIACATFYVIFGSGQRQPWDNPDKDEERQQHEKQDLRCVKTVSETQH, encoded by the exons ATGAACGGCAACGGCAGACCTCATGGAGAGAATAGAGGACGAAATGGCCACGTGCTTGTGTGGGAACAACCTGGcctggaggaagaggaatcaCCTGCGCGAATGCGTAAAA CATTGGTGGGGTCGCGTCACATAGTGACTCTGATGCTGTTCTTCGGTATGGCGAATGCCTATGTGATGAGAACTAATATGTCGGTGGCGATCGTCGCTATGGTCAATCACACTTCCATCACGGAGAGCAAGGAACCTGTGGTGAACGAGTGCGGCCACGATGGGAATGCGAGCAACGATTCTTCCACCTTGGCC AACCATGACGGAGAGTTTCATTGGGACAGCACCATGCAGGGTTACTTGCTCAGCTCGTTCTTCTACGGTTACGTCATCACGCAAATACCATTCGGAATACTCGCGAAACGTTACGGATCGAAATACTTTCTTGGCATCGGTATGCTGATCAATTCGATGTTTGGACTGCTGGTCCCTGTGTCCGCACGTGCCGGTTACCATTGGCTGATGATCGTTCGATTTATTCAAGGTTTGGGCGAG GGTCCTATTGTGCCTTGCACACACGCGATGCTGGCCAAGTGGATACCGCCTAACGAACGTAGTAGAATGGGAGCCTTCGTATACGCTG GCGCTCAATTCGGTACTGTTATTTCAATGCCCTTGAGCGGTGTCCTGTCCCGGCATGGATTCGACGGCGGTTGGCCGTCCATCTTTTACGTGTTCGGCGCCGTCGGCACCATCTGGTGCATAGCATTTCTTCTAATGATCTACGAGGATCCGGAAAGCCATCCTCGTATAGCCGAGGATGAGAAGAAATACATACTGAGCGCCTTGTGGGGCAACGCTGGAGCCTCC tcTCCACCAGTACCGTGGTTTTCGATCGTCACGTCGTTGCCGTTCTGGGCCATCCTTATCGCGCACATGGGGCAGAATTACGGATACGAGACGTTGATGACCGAGCTGCCGACATTCATGAAGCAGATCTTGAACTTCGACATTGAATCG AACGGCACCGTCTCCGCCCTCCCCTACCTGGCCATGTGGATATTCTCCATGCTGATCTCTCACGTGGCTGACTGGATGATCTCCAGCGGCAGATTCAATCACACGTTCACGCGAAAAATCGTGAACAGTATAGGTCAGTTCGGGCCTGCGATCGCCCTCGCAGCCGCTTCGTACACGGGATGCAATTCCTGGTTGACGGTGACCATTCTGACGATCGGCGTTGGATTGAACGGCGGTATATATTCCGGGTTCAAAGTGAATCATTTGGACATCTCGCCAAGATTTGCAGGGATCTTGATGTCCTTTACCAATTGTTTGGCCAATTTGGCCGGTTTATTGGCGCCCATCACGGCCGGATACATTATCGTTGGGCcg CCAACTCACGCGAAGTGGAGGCTCGTCTTTATGATCTCGGCCGGTGTTTACATCGCTTGTGCCACGTTCTACGTGATATTCGGCTCGGGACAGCGGCAACCGTGGGACAATCCTGACAAGGACGAAGAGAGGCAGCAACACGAGAAACAAGACTTGCGATGCGTTAAAACGGTTTCGGAAACGCAACATTGA
- the LOC410278 gene encoding putative inorganic phosphate cotransporter isoform X4 yields MNGNGRPHGENRGRNGHVLVWEQPGLEEEESPARMRKTLVGSRHIVTLMLFFGMANAYVMRTNMSVAIVAMVNHTSITESKEPVVNECGHDGNASNDSSTLAGPIVPCTHAMLAKWIPPNERSRMGAFVYAGAQFGTVISMPLSGVLSRHGFDGGWPSIFYVFGAVGTIWCIAFLLMIYEDPESHPRIAEDEKKYILSALWGNAGASSPPVPWFSIVTSLPFWAILIAHMGQNYGYETLMTELPTFMKQILNFDIESNGTVSALPYLAMWIFSMLISHVADWMISSGRFNHTFTRKIVNSIGQFGPAIALAAASYTGCNSWLTVTILTIGVGLNGGIYSGFKVNHLDISPRFAGILMSFTNCLANLAGLLAPITAGYIIVGPPTHAKWRLVFMISAGVYIACATFYVIFGSGQRQPWDNPDKDEERQQHEKQDLRCVKTVSETQH; encoded by the exons ATGAACGGCAACGGCAGACCTCATGGAGAGAATAGAGGACGAAATGGCCACGTGCTTGTGTGGGAACAACCTGGcctggaggaagaggaatcaCCTGCGCGAATGCGTAAAA CATTGGTGGGGTCGCGTCACATAGTGACTCTGATGCTGTTCTTCGGTATGGCGAATGCCTATGTGATGAGAACTAATATGTCGGTGGCGATCGTCGCTATGGTCAATCACACTTCCATCACGGAGAGCAAGGAACCTGTGGTGAACGAGTGCGGCCACGATGGGAATGCGAGCAACGATTCTTCCACCTTGGCC GGTCCTATTGTGCCTTGCACACACGCGATGCTGGCCAAGTGGATACCGCCTAACGAACGTAGTAGAATGGGAGCCTTCGTATACGCTG GCGCTCAATTCGGTACTGTTATTTCAATGCCCTTGAGCGGTGTCCTGTCCCGGCATGGATTCGACGGCGGTTGGCCGTCCATCTTTTACGTGTTCGGCGCCGTCGGCACCATCTGGTGCATAGCATTTCTTCTAATGATCTACGAGGATCCGGAAAGCCATCCTCGTATAGCCGAGGATGAGAAGAAATACATACTGAGCGCCTTGTGGGGCAACGCTGGAGCCTCC tcTCCACCAGTACCGTGGTTTTCGATCGTCACGTCGTTGCCGTTCTGGGCCATCCTTATCGCGCACATGGGGCAGAATTACGGATACGAGACGTTGATGACCGAGCTGCCGACATTCATGAAGCAGATCTTGAACTTCGACATTGAATCG AACGGCACCGTCTCCGCCCTCCCCTACCTGGCCATGTGGATATTCTCCATGCTGATCTCTCACGTGGCTGACTGGATGATCTCCAGCGGCAGATTCAATCACACGTTCACGCGAAAAATCGTGAACAGTATAGGTCAGTTCGGGCCTGCGATCGCCCTCGCAGCCGCTTCGTACACGGGATGCAATTCCTGGTTGACGGTGACCATTCTGACGATCGGCGTTGGATTGAACGGCGGTATATATTCCGGGTTCAAAGTGAATCATTTGGACATCTCGCCAAGATTTGCAGGGATCTTGATGTCCTTTACCAATTGTTTGGCCAATTTGGCCGGTTTATTGGCGCCCATCACGGCCGGATACATTATCGTTGGGCcg CCAACTCACGCGAAGTGGAGGCTCGTCTTTATGATCTCGGCCGGTGTTTACATCGCTTGTGCCACGTTCTACGTGATATTCGGCTCGGGACAGCGGCAACCGTGGGACAATCCTGACAAGGACGAAGAGAGGCAGCAACACGAGAAACAAGACTTGCGATGCGTTAAAACGGTTTCGGAAACGCAACATTGA
- the LOC410278 gene encoding putative inorganic phosphate cotransporter isoform X3, with the protein MLFFGMANAYVMRTNMSVAIVAMVNHTSITESKEPVVNECGHDGNASNDSSTLANHDGEFHWDSTMQGYLLSSFFYGYVITQIPFGILAKRYGSKYFLGIGMLINSMFGLLVPVSARAGYHWLMIVRFIQGLGEGPIVPCTHAMLAKWIPPNERSRMGAFVYAGAQFGTVISMPLSGVLSRHGFDGGWPSIFYVFGAVGTIWCIAFLLMIYEDPESHPRIAEDEKKYILSALWGNAGASSPPVPWFSIVTSLPFWAILIAHMGQNYGYETLMTELPTFMKQILNFDIESNGTVSALPYLAMWIFSMLISHVADWMISSGRFNHTFTRKIVNSIGQFGPAIALAAASYTGCNSWLTVTILTIGVGLNGGIYSGFKVNHLDISPRFAGILMSFTNCLANLAGLLAPITAGYIIVGPPTHAKWRLVFMISAGVYIACATFYVIFGSGQRQPWDNPDKDEERQQHEKQDLRCVKTVSETQH; encoded by the exons ATGCTGTTCTTCGGTATGGCGAATGCCTATGTGATGAGAACTAATATGTCGGTGGCGATCGTCGCTATGGTCAATCACACTTCCATCACGGAGAGCAAGGAACCTGTGGTGAACGAGTGCGGCCACGATGGGAATGCGAGCAACGATTCTTCCACCTTGGCC AACCATGACGGAGAGTTTCATTGGGACAGCACCATGCAGGGTTACTTGCTCAGCTCGTTCTTCTACGGTTACGTCATCACGCAAATACCATTCGGAATACTCGCGAAACGTTACGGATCGAAATACTTTCTTGGCATCGGTATGCTGATCAATTCGATGTTTGGACTGCTGGTCCCTGTGTCCGCACGTGCCGGTTACCATTGGCTGATGATCGTTCGATTTATTCAAGGTTTGGGCGAG GGTCCTATTGTGCCTTGCACACACGCGATGCTGGCCAAGTGGATACCGCCTAACGAACGTAGTAGAATGGGAGCCTTCGTATACGCTG GCGCTCAATTCGGTACTGTTATTTCAATGCCCTTGAGCGGTGTCCTGTCCCGGCATGGATTCGACGGCGGTTGGCCGTCCATCTTTTACGTGTTCGGCGCCGTCGGCACCATCTGGTGCATAGCATTTCTTCTAATGATCTACGAGGATCCGGAAAGCCATCCTCGTATAGCCGAGGATGAGAAGAAATACATACTGAGCGCCTTGTGGGGCAACGCTGGAGCCTCC tcTCCACCAGTACCGTGGTTTTCGATCGTCACGTCGTTGCCGTTCTGGGCCATCCTTATCGCGCACATGGGGCAGAATTACGGATACGAGACGTTGATGACCGAGCTGCCGACATTCATGAAGCAGATCTTGAACTTCGACATTGAATCG AACGGCACCGTCTCCGCCCTCCCCTACCTGGCCATGTGGATATTCTCCATGCTGATCTCTCACGTGGCTGACTGGATGATCTCCAGCGGCAGATTCAATCACACGTTCACGCGAAAAATCGTGAACAGTATAGGTCAGTTCGGGCCTGCGATCGCCCTCGCAGCCGCTTCGTACACGGGATGCAATTCCTGGTTGACGGTGACCATTCTGACGATCGGCGTTGGATTGAACGGCGGTATATATTCCGGGTTCAAAGTGAATCATTTGGACATCTCGCCAAGATTTGCAGGGATCTTGATGTCCTTTACCAATTGTTTGGCCAATTTGGCCGGTTTATTGGCGCCCATCACGGCCGGATACATTATCGTTGGGCcg CCAACTCACGCGAAGTGGAGGCTCGTCTTTATGATCTCGGCCGGTGTTTACATCGCTTGTGCCACGTTCTACGTGATATTCGGCTCGGGACAGCGGCAACCGTGGGACAATCCTGACAAGGACGAAGAGAGGCAGCAACACGAGAAACAAGACTTGCGATGCGTTAAAACGGTTTCGGAAACGCAACATTGA